AACGCGTGCGAGTTGATGCCGACCGGCAGTCTCGCCGGGTCGTGGCCCGCGCGCCTGGCGGCCTCACGGTACAGCTCGACCAGCGGCGCGAAGCGTGCCGGCTCGCCGCCGATGATCGCCACGGCGAGGGGCAGGCCGAGCATGCCGGCACGCACGAAGGAGTGCGGCGTGCCGCCGACCGCGACCCAGATGGGGATCGGCTGCTGCTGGGGCCGGGGGTAGACGCCCTGGCCGTTCAGCGGCGGGCGATGCTTGCCGCGCCACGTGATGCGCTCGTTGTCGCGCAGCCGCAGCAGCAGGTCCAGCTTCTCGGCGAACAGCTCGTCGTAATCGGCGAGATCGTAGCCGAAGAGCGGGAACGACTCGACGAACGAGCCGCGGCCGACCATGATCTCGGCCCGGCCGCGGGAGATGAGGTCCAGCGTGGCGAACTGCTGGAAGACGCGCACCGGGTCGTCGGAGCTGAGGACGGTGACGGCGCTGGTCAGCCGGATGCGCTCGGTGCGGGCGGCCGCCGCGGCCAGCACGATCGCCGGCGCACTGACGATGAAGTCCGGCCGGTGGTGCTCGCCGACGCCGAACACGTCGAGCCCGACCTGGTCCGCGAGTTCGATCTCCTCCAGCAGGTTACGGATGCGCTCCCCCGGACTGATGGCGTAGCCCGTGACCGGGTCCGGCGTCGTTTCGCCGAAGCTGTAAATGCCGAGTTCCATGCGTTCCTCGTTCGTCGAACGATCGAAGCTAGCGCGCCGCCCGGACCTCCAGGTGCTGCTCCAGGAATCGGGCGATGCGCCGGCCCTGGATGATGCGGTTGGACAACTTGCGCACGCCGTGCCCTTCGTCCGGGAAGCGCAGGTACTCGACCACGCCGCCCCGCTCGCGGATCGCGCGCACGAAGCGGTCGGACTCCTCGACCGGGTCGCGCGGGTCGTTCGCGCCATGGATCACCATGACAGGCGCGCGCACGTTGGCCACGTGGGTGATCGGCGAGATGGAACGGAAGAACTCCCGGTCCGCGGGATCGTCGATGTCGCCGTACTCGATGCGGTCGCTCGCCTTGAGCTGCGGTGAGGCGCCCTCCAGCGCGGTGATCCAGTTCGAAACGCCGACGGCCGCGACGCCCGCGCGCCACAGGTGCGGCAGCCGGGCCAGCCCCGCCATGGTGAGATAACCGCCGTACGACGCGCCCATGAGCGCGACGCGGGAGGCGTCCACGCGGCCCGTGCTCGCGAGCCACCGTACGGCGTCCTCCAGGTCGTACAGCTCGGCCTCGCGCAGCCGGCCGTCGTTCAGCCGCGCGAACGTCTTGCCGTAGCCGGTGGAGCCCCGGTAATTCAGCTCGAACACGGCAATGCCGCGGGTGAGCAGGTATTGCCGCGTCGGCTCGAAGACGGGCCGTGCCTGCGCCGTCGGCCCGCCGTGCACGGACAGCAGGACCGGCGGCCGCACGCCCGACGGCAGCCCGTCCGGCATGTACAGCAGCCCGTGCAGCATCACTCCGTCGCGCGCGGGGAACGAGTGGTGCTCGGGCAGGATCATCGTCTCGAGGTCGAGGCCGGCGCCATCGGAGTGGGTCGCGCGGTGCGTCTCTCCGGTCTCTGCGTTCCACGTCCAGATGTCGCCGGGCACCCGGGGGCTGGCCACCGTGATCGCCGCCACGGGCGCGTCCGACGCCCACGTCACGCTGTAGACGCCGCGCGGCAGCTCCGGCACCGGGACGTGGCGCGCGGCCCGCCACCGCTCCGGCGTCGGCGCGCCGCCGCCCGGGCCGAGGTCCCGCACGTGCAGCGCCGAGTAGCCGCCCTCGTTCGTGGTCCAGGCGATGAACCGGCCGTCGGCCGAGAGCGCGACGTCTTCCACGTCGCTGTCCGGCGCCTCGAGGATGAACAGCTCGCGGCGGGCGACGTCGTAGTACGCGAGCGCCGCGTACTCGCCCTCCTGGTTCGTCGCGAGGTAGAACCCCGAGCCGTCCGGCGTCCACTGGAACGAGTCGTAGCTCGCGCGGTCCGGAGGGCTGAAGAGCGTGTCGAGCCGCCCGGTCGCGACGTCGTACAGGTACACGTCGTTCGCATCCTCGCCCCGTGCCTCGGTGAGCAGCACGGCGCCGCCGTCCGGCCGCCACGCCGCCGCGTACAGCCCCATCCGCCCGCGGAAGATCTCCCGGTCCTCCCCCGTCTCGATGTCCAGCAGATGGATGTCGAAGTCGACGCCGTTGCGCTCCGTCGTCGCGTAGACGATGCGCCGGCCGTCGCGGGTGAAGTCGCCGAACACACGGAAGGCGTCGGACGGCGGGAGCAGCTCGCGCTCCCGCGTGCCGTCCGGCGAGATCAGGTAGAAGCCCTCGCGCTCGTCGCCGCCACGGTCCACGCCGTAGATGATCCAGTCGCCGGCGGGCGACCAGGCGTGGAACGTCACCGGCTCGCCGAAGGTGAGCTGGCGCGGCCAGCCGCCGGTCGCATCCACCACCCAGAGCTGCGGCGCGCCGCTGATCTGCGTCCGGAACGCGAGCTTCCGGCCGTCCGGCGAGAGCGACGGCGCCGTTGCGGTGCGGACGTTGAGGAACCGGCTGATGTCCGGGTAGCGGTCGCCGGCGAGCCCGATCTCGACGGGCACCGGCTTGGGGATGTCATCCTCGTTGGGCGTCGGCGGGATCTGCGCGAGAGCGTGATCGGGCTTCAGGACAGTCGTCGTCACGGCCATCCAGGCAAGGGTTGCTGCAAGGGTCGTCCAGGTACGGATCATGGGCCGCCTACCATCGCACGCATCGGTGCGGTCGTCCCAGCGTCTCGTGCGTGTATACCCTGCAACCCCGGCGGCGCGCCGGCGCATCGGCCGACGGGCGGGCGCGGCACGCATGATGCCCCGCTGGAGACGTGCGCCATACGGCCGAGCGGGGAGCGCAAGGTGCGAGTGGACGGAAGGCGCCCGGAGCCGGGCGAGCCCGGGCGGATCAGCGGAGAGGCCGCGCGCTGTATGCGTTACGCGGCGCTGTCACAAGCGGCTGCGTCGCTCGTGGCGGCGACGGGCGCCGCGGCCCTCGTCGGCTGGGCGCTACACATCGATCCGCTGAAGCGGGTGCAGGCCGGCTACATGGCCATGGTGCCGCTCACCGCCCTCGGGCTCGTGCTGGCCGGTCTGTCGCTCTTCCTGCTCCGGCCGGGGCGGGTGAGCCCGGTACGGCGGTACGCCGGCGGCGCCCTCGCGACCCTCCTGCTGCTCCTGGGCGCGGCCAGCGTGCTCCACTATCTCACCGGCATCGATCCGCCCCTCGGCAGGACGTTGTTCCCGGCCGCCGTCGAAGCCGACCCTGCCGCGCCGGAGCCGTGGCCGGCGCCCACCTCCGCCGCGATGTTCGTCCTTGCCGCGGTAGCGCTGCTGCTGCTGTCCACGCCCGAGCGTCGCTACGTGCCGGCGGCCCAGGTCATCGCGCTGGCGATGGGCTTCCTCGCGCTCCACACGCTCATCCTCTACATCTACGACATCGGCGTCTTCCTGGGCCTCACGCCGTTCCGGCCCATGGCGCTGCACACGGCGGCGGCGCTGTTCATCCTCTCCGTGGGCGTCATGCTGGCCAGGCCGGACCTCGGGCTCATGCGCCCCGTCATCGCGGACGACCTCGGCGGCCATCTGGCGCGGAAGATCCTGCCGGCCGTGCTGGCCGCGCCCGTGGTGTTCGGCCTGCTCCGCGCACTGGGCATCGCGACGAGGCTCTTCTCCCCCGTGGCGGGTCTCGCTCTGGTCCTCGCGCTCACCATGGCAGCCATCGTGGCGCTCGTGTGGTGGACCGCGGGCACCGTCCACGAGCTGGACGCCGACCGCGGGCGCGCCCTCGAGCGCGCCGAGGCCGAGCGCGCGGAGCGGGCGCAAGCCGCGGCTCGGCTCCGGCTGGCCCTCGAGGCGGGTCAGATGGGGACCTGGGAGTGGGCGCTCCGCGAGGGCGAAGTGGTGTGGTCCGAGGAGATGGAGGCGATCCACGGGCTCGCCCCCGGCAGCTTCGCCGGCACCCACGACGCCTTCTGGGACAGGGTCTTCCCGGAAGACCGGGGACGCGTCCGCGCCGCCATCGAGCGCGCCATACGCGGCGACGAGCCATACCACGCCGAGTACCGGACGGTGCGGCCGGACGGCAGCGTACGCTGGCTCGAGGCGTGGGGCCGGGTGCTCCGCACGCCGGACGGCGAGCCCGAACGGATGGTCGGCGTGTGCCGGGACGTGACCGAGCGTGTGGAGACCCACGAGGCCGAGGCGTTGCTCGCGACGGTCGTCGAGTCCACGAACGACGCGATCATCAGCGGCGAGCCGGACGGGACGGTGACGAGCTGGAATCGCGGCGCCGAGCGCATGTACGGCTACACCGCCGAGGAGATGATCGGCAGCCCGATCTTCCGGATCGCACCACCCGGCGAGCGGGAGGAGCTGCGCGGTCGGCTGGAGCGGCTCCGGCGGGGAGAACGGATCGAGAACCTCCGGTCCGTGCGCCAGAGAAAGGACGGACACCGCATCGACGTCGCGGTGACTGCCTCGCCGATCACGGACGAAACCGGGCGGGTGATCGGATGGTCTGCCATCGCGCGTGACATCACGGAAGAGCAGCGGGCCGAGGCGGAGCGCGAGCGCTTGCTGCGCCATGCGCAGGCGGCCCGGTCCGAGGCGGAGAGCGCGCGCAGGGAGGCAGAGCAGCGCGCGCACCAGGAGGCGGCGCTCCGGCGCGCCGCGGAAGCGTTGACCGCCACGTACGAGCCGGCCGAGGTGATCCGCACGATCGCGGACACGGCGTTCGAGGCCACGGGCGCCGAGGGCGCGTTCGTGCTGCAGTTGGATCCTGGTGGCGAGGAGCTGCGCGTCACCGCCGCGGCGGGCTCGCACGTGCCCCGGATCGGCGAGCGGTTCCCGTTCCGCGGCTCGTTGACCGAGCGTGTGCTGGAGCGCGGCGCGCCGGAGAACCTGAGCGGCGCGGGGGGGAGGAGATTCGATGGCGAGGAGCTGCGTCGCACGTGCCCGCACTGCGCCGCGATCATCGTGCCGTTGGTGGACGCGGGCCAGCAGATCGGCTCCCTCATCCTGTTGCGGATGCCGGAACAGGGAGCGTTCAGCTCCGAGGAGTTCGAGCGGGCGGGCACGTTCGCGCATCTCGCGTCGCTCGCGCTCCGCAAGATGCACCTGCTCGATGACGCCGAACGGAGGCGCCAGGAGACGGAGCGCCTCCTCGAGAGCCGCAGCCGGTTGATGCGCGGCTTCAGCCACGATGTGAAGAACCCGCTGGGCGCGGCGGAAGGCCAGCTCGCGCTGCTCGCGGACTCGGTGTTCGGCAAGCTGCCCGCCGAACAGCGCGTGAGCATTGCCCGCGCACGCGCGTCGATCCGCACGGCGCTGCGGCTGATCGATTCGCTGGTCGAGCTCGCGCGCGTCGAGACCGGCGGGCTCACCATCGAGCGCGCTCCCATGGACGTGCGCAGCGTCGCGCAGGAGGTCGCCGAGGAGTACCGCGCCGCGGCGGAGGAGAAGGGACTGGAGCTGGACGTCCGGCTCGCAGAAACGCTGCCCATCGTCCACTCCGACGTGGACCGCATCCGACAGATCCTCGCGAACCTGGTGGTGAACGCGGTGAAGTACACGGAGCACGGCCGCATCACCGTGTCGGTGGAGCCCCGTGAGGCGGATCCGCGCGCCCCCGGCCCAGGCCCGTGGGTCACCATCGCCGTTTCCGACACGGGTCCCGGCATCCCCGAAGACCAGCAAGAGGCGATCTTCGGGGAATTCATCCGCCTGGACACGGGCCGGGATCGGCGCCGCGGCGCCGGCCTCGGCCTCGCCATCAGCCAGCGGCTCGCGCGTCTGCTCGGCGGCGACATCACGCTCGAGAGCCGACCCGGCAAGGGTTCGACCTTCACCCTCTGGCTGCCACAGGATCGGACCGCTGCGTCCCCCGAGGTGGGCGAGATGCGTGCGGCGGACGGCGGCTCGCGAAGCTGCTGCAGCATGGCGGAGGAGGAGATCGCGCGCCTGCGAGCGCGCGTGGAGGAGCAGGAACGGGCGCTCGCCGAGCACCGGCTCCTCGCGGGAGCGACCGCAACGCTGTCCTCCTCGCTCGATTACCTCGATACGCTCGAGCGACTCGCGCGCCTCGCCGTCCCGCGGCTCGCGGATCTCTGCGTCGTGGACGTCGTCACGGAGACGGGCGGCATGCGGCGCGTCGCCGTCGTGCAGCGCGGCACGAATGGGGACGCGCTGGCCAGCGCAACACGCGAGTTCCCGGCGCCGCCGCCAGGCAGCACGTACGAACGCGCCATGCGCAGCGGCCAGGCGCAGATCCTACGCCAGATCACGAACGAGGAGCTGCAGGAGCTCACGGGCGATGGCAAACGCCTGGAGCTCCTTCGCACGGTGCAGCCCCGTTCCGCCATCGTGGTTCCCCTGGCCGCGCGCGGCCGCACCCTCGGCTTGCTGGTCCTGATCCGCACCGAGCCGCGCCCGCCCTACGACGAAGACGACCTGCGGCTCGCCAGCGAGCTGGGGCGGCGCGCGTCCATTGCCGCCGACAACGCGCGTCTCTACGAAGCGGCCGAGGCCGCCAGCCAGGCCAAGTCCGACTTCCTCGCCGTCATGAGCCACGAGCTGCGTACGCCGCTCACCGCCATCGTCGGCTACCAGGAGCTGCTCGCCGCAGGCGTTGCCGGCAGCGTCACGAACGAGCAAATGAAATACCTGCGCCGGATCGGCGCCAGCGCCCAGCACCTCCGCGAGATCATCGAGGAGATCCTCACCTTCTCGGGGCTCGAGTCCGGACGCGAGATGCTGCGCCCGGAGCCGACGGACCTCACGCTCCTGGCCACCGACACGGCGGATGTCGTTGCGCCGGCGGCGCGGGAGAAGGGCCTGACGTTCGACGTCATCGTCCCCGACCATCCCGTGCGGGCCACGACGGATCCGGCCAAGCTGCGCCGCATTCTGCTCAACCTGCTGAACAACGCCGTGTCGTTCACGAACGAGGGCGGCATCCGCCTCGTGCTCGAGCAAGGTGACCACCAGGTGCTCTTCCACGTCCAGGACACCGGCATTGGCATTGCATCCGAGTCGCTGGAGCGGATCTTCGAGCCGTTCTGGCAGGAGCAACGCGGGCTCACCCGGGAGGTCGGCGGCACCGGCCTCGGGCTGACGGTCGCACGCCGGCTGGCGCGGATGCTGGGCGGCGACGTGACGGTGGTGAGCGAACTCGGCAAGGGCTCCACCTTCACGGCGCGCATCCCGCTCACGCCCCCCGCACGATCCAACGCACCAGGAACCCCACCGCGAGGAGCGCCAGACCGGTCAGAATGATGCGCGGTGAGAGCGAGAACGCGAGCAGCGTACACGCCGCGAGCCCGAACACCGGCACAGCGTCGCTGAACAGCTTCGCCTCGCGCGGCATGCGCAGCGCCGCGAGGTTGGCGATGCCGTAGTACAGGAGGATGGTGAACGACGCGGTGGCCGCCACGCCCGCCAGGGTGCCGGTGGCGGCGACGACGGCCGCAGCGCCGCCCACTGCCAGCGCCGCCCGGCCGGGCACGCCGTAGCGCGGGTGCACCGCATCGAGGAAGCGGGGCAGGTCGCCTCGCCGCGCCATTGCGAACGCCATCCGGCTGAGCCCCAGCAGTTGCGAGAGGATCACGCCGAGCATCGCGGCCACGCCGCCGGCCGCGACCGCCGTCGGGACCCAACCCGGGCGGAACGAGCGGGCCGCGGCCTCCAGCGGCGCGGCGGTCCGCGCCAGTGCATCCGTGCCCGCCGTGCCCGTCGCGACCAGCGCGACGGCGAGGTACAGGATGAGGACACCGCCGATGGTGATCTCGATGGCGCGCGGGATCGTCCGCTGTGGCTCGCGCACCTCTTCGCCCAGCGTGGCGATGCGCGCATAGCCCGTATACGCGAAGAACAGCAGCGCCGCGGCACGCAGTACGCCCCCCCAGCCCGCTGGCGCGAACGGCCGGAGGTTGCTCATGCGGAAGGACGGGATCCCCGCGATGACGAACAGCAGCAGCGCGCCCACGGAGATCGCGACGATCACCAGGTTCGCGCGGCTCGAGCGGCGTATGCCGAAGTAGTTCAGCGCGGTGAAAACGACGACGGCACCGAACGCCACGGCGCGTGGCGGCAGCCCGGGGCGCAGCGCCTCGAGATAGCCGGCCAGCCCCAGGGCGACCGTGCCCGCCGCCGTGATCTTGCTGGCGAGGAACAGCCAGCCGGCGGCGAAGCCGAGGGCGGGTGAGAGGACCCGGTAACCGTACTCGTACGTCCCGCCCGCGCGGGGGTAGGCCGCTGCGAGCTGCGCCGAGCTCAGGGCGTTCGCCGCCGCCGCCACGCCCGCCAGCAGCAACCCCAGCAGGAACGCCGGCCCGGCCACGCCCGCGGCCACGCCCGTGACCACGAAGATGCCTGCGCCCACGATGGCGCCGATGCCGATGCCGACGGCGTCCAGCAGCCCCAGGGCGCGAGGCAGTTCGACCGCCTGCTCCTCGTGCCTGCGTGCCATGACAGGAACCAAAGTACGCCGGCACGCGCGTCAACGCGATGACCCCATGCGCGCCGCCTCCTCCAGTGGCACGACCGGTGGGCCGGACGTATGATGATGCCGACAACCGCAACCGGAGACTCCGATGACGATCCGCGTGTTCGTGACAGGCGGGACGTTCGACAAAGAATACGACGAGCTGCGCGGGGTGCTCTTCTTCCGCGAGACCCATGTGCCCGAGATGCTGAAGCTCGGCCGCTGCCGCCTGGACGTGGCCGTGCAGACGCTGATGATGAAGGACAGCCTCGACATGACCGACGCCGACCGTGCCATCATCGTGGACCACTGCCGGCGCTGCGAGGAGCGTCGCATCGTGGTCACCCACGGCACGGACACCATGGTCGAGACGGCGCGGGCGCTGGCGCGGGACGTGACCGGCAAGACCATCGTGCTCACCGGCGCGATGGTGCCCTACGCGTTCGGCAGCTCCGACGGACTGTTCAACCTGGGCAGCGCCCTCTCCTTCGTGCAGGTGCTGCCGCCCGGCGTGTACGTCGCCATGAACGGCCGCTGGTTCCCGTGGAACGACGTGCGGAAGAACCGGGAGACCGGCGTGTTCGAGTCGCTGAGCGAGAGCGGAGCGACACCTGCACCGACAATGGTCCCCGATGTGCCGGCTTCACCGGGCCGGGGCTGAGTCGCCACGGCACGGGGCGGCGGAAGGCCAGCGGCGCGTAGAGCCGGCGACGGCACTGTGCGCCGTTCCCGGCAGGTCCATTGCTACCTCGAGGCGACGGAGCGATTCCTTCAACGCGCTGCGTCCGCTGCCGCATCCGCCGCAGCGCCGGCCACCAGCGCACGCATCACCGCGGCGCGCAGGCCGTTCACATCGGGGTACTGGCCCCGAGAATCGCGGCCGAGGTTCTGTCGGTTGGTCAACAGTACGACGGCGAGCCCGTAGCGCGGAACGCCCGCGACGTACGTCCCCGTGAAGCCGGTGTGGGCGAAGCTGCCCTCCGGCAGCTCGGGCGGCATCATCCAGCCCAGGCCGTGGCCATAGCGGTCGCGGGTGAGGAACGCGTCCACGGTCTCCGGCCGGAGGTGGCGTTTGCCGCCGTACTCCCCGCGCTGGAGCAGCAGGTCCAGCAGCACCCGCAGCTCCGCCGCCGTCGAGAATAGACCCGCGTGCCCCGCGACGCCGCCGAACGCGTAGTACGCGTTGCCGTCGTTCACCTCGCCCACGAGCGTGTACGCGCGCCAGCCGTCCCACGCCAACGGGTCGCCGTCGTAGCGATAACCGAAGGCGGTGTCGTGCACCATCTGCCGTTCGTAGGGATTGCCGTGCGAAGTGGCCGCGAAGTCCGTGAAGCCGTGCTCGCGCGGGTTGAAGACCGTGGCGCGGAGCCCCAGCGGCTCGTACAGCTCCTCACGGACGAACGCATCCAGCCGGCGGCCGCTCACCCGCTCCACGATGAGCCCCAGCAGCATGAAGCCGAGGTCGCTGTACTGCCGCCCCGCGCCGATCTCGAACTCGAGCGGCAGGCGGTCGATGTGCGCCAGCGCTTCCGCCGCGTCGTGCGCGTGGTAGTAGATCGGCTGCCAGCGGTAGAGGCCGGACGAGTGGGTGAGGAGGTGCCGCACGGTGATCGCGGTGTGTGGAGAGTCGCGGAGCTCGGGTAGGTAGCGGCCCACGGGGGCATCCAGGTCGAGGGCGCCGCGGTCCACGAGGAGCATGACCGCGAACGTCGTCGCCATCACCTTGGTGACGGAGGCGAGGTCGAAGAGCGTGCCCGTATGCAACGGGCGCGGCTCGGCAAGCCGCTCGACGCGGCCTTCCCGGAGTTCGTAGAGCTGCGCGTAGCCGTATGCGCGTTCGTGCAACACGCGCCCGTTCTGGGCAACCAGCAGCACCGCGCCCGGCACCCGCTCCTGCGCCACGGCCTCCGCCACGATGCTGTCCGCCTGAGCGATGCCTCGCGCGAGGCCGGGACCGGGCTGCTGCGCCATGGTCACCCACGGGGCCAGGAGCAGCGCCGCGCCGGCGAGCAGCGGAGCGAAACGTAGCGGTTTGCGGCGTGGCAGGTCGCTACGGGGCACGGCAGCGAGATGCATGAGACCTCCGGGCCGAAACGAAATACGCGTGCGGGCAGAAACTGCCCACACGCGTCGGGTCCTGGCAAGCGCCCTGCGCCCGTCCGCGACTCACCGCAGCGCCGCTGGATCCGGTCTTCCCGCCAGCCGAGGTGCCCGCCGAGGCGGCTCGCGGCGGAGCCGCTGCGACGCGACGCTGAGCCCGAACGCCAGCACGACCGCAACCGGGCCCAGCCACGCGGCCGGCCTGCGGCTCGCCTTGCCCGTGGCGGCCAGGCGCGCGTTCCCGTTCGCCCCTGCCGCTACCGCGCCCGCCGCGCTCGCCGTCACCGCCGTCACCGCCGCTGCGTTGCGCGTCCGCTCCAGCGCCTCGGCCGCCATGCGCTCGTCGACGTACTCGCGATACGCCTCCGGGAAGATCGCGACGTGATAGTGCGGCGGCCTGCGCTCGCGCGTCACGTCCAGCACACCCCGGCGCTCCAGCGCGACGAGCGTGTCCTCCAGCCAGCGTCGGCTGGCGGCATCGCGCGGCACGCGCAGGTCCACCGCCATGCCCGCCGGATGCACCGAGAGCTCGTGCGCGTTCGCCGGCTGCTGGCTGCGCGGCCGCGCCAGGCTCGTCACCACCAGCGGGCTGCCCGTCGCCTCGCGGTACTGCCGGCCCAGCCTCTCCAGGAACAGCCGGACCTCTGGCAGCGCATACGGGTAGCTCACCCGGCTCACGTCGTAGTCCGCGTTGCCGGGCACCTCCACCAGCTCGCCCGCCGCGAGCAGCTCCTCCGCGTCCCGCGGTGTCTCAGCGAACCGGTACCCGCTCTGGACCGCCACGCCGTGCTGCCGCTGCATCGAGCGGGGCGAGCCGCGCAGCAGGTCGCGCGCCTCCGCGGCGGTGGACGTGCTCAGCAGGAACGCGAGGCCGGCCGCGACCGCCCGGAACCGCTCCATGATCCGTTCACCCCCTGATCACTGCCGTACGAGTCCGTTTCCGTGCACGGGAGCGTGGGCGCCGTGGCCCCGCCGAGAAAGCACGCCCCGCTCACCCGATGAGGGGGCGGGGCGGGTGTCACGTCAATACTAAGCTATTGTAACAAAATGAGTTGCGGGGTCAACCCCACGGGCGGCTCCCGCCCGGGGCGGCGACGTCGCCGTCGGCCCGTCCCCGGTCCGCTCCGCCGCAAGCCGGCTACGGCAGAGCCCGTAGCTGAGCGTGGAGCCGGCGGCCGCCGGCGTCCTCCACCCGCCGGTTCTGCAGCCGTCGCGGGAGCCAGACAGACCTGCGGGCCGCGCGATGCGATGTCGCGCGGCCCGCGCCGGCTGCGCCGCCGAAACCCGTCGTCACCCGCAATGAGCGGAAAGGCGCGTCAGTGCTGCGTGACGCTCAATCCGGTGACGTACGCTTCGGTGTTGTGTCCGAAGCGGATCCCGTAGATCCCGTCCGTGGACGGGAGCTTGCCCTCGCCCAACACGGCCGACTTGTCGTAGCTCGCGACCACGGTGCCGTTGATCGCGCACTCGACCTTGTCCCCCCTCACGGACAGCGCGATCTCCTGCGTGACCGGCTGGCCGGGGCCGGCGGCCCTGTTCACGGCCGGGTGCTCCTCGCCCCGCCGGCCGTTCAACTGGAACGGCTCCGGGCCGAACCCTCGCACGATGAAGCGGCCGTTGCCGTACGCCGCGCAGTAGAGGTACTTCTGCTGATCCGTCCCCATGTCGGTGCCCGCGATGAACACGCCGTAGGGGTGCGGGTGGTCGTTCAGCGCCATGTACGCGGGCTCGCGGAACGTCGCTTTCACCGTGTAGTTGCCCGACGCCCTGTTTTCCGGATGCCAGTACGCCACCGCAGGTCCGGTCCTCACGTGCAGCGCGTCGCCTTCCCTGGCGAGGCGGGCGCTCTCGAGGGTGGCGCCGCGCTGCGCCTCTCGCGCGTCGATCTTCCCCTGCCAGCCTTCGACGAAGATGCCGCCGCCGGCGACGGTAAGCGTCTCGTCCTGGGCGCGAGCCGCGTCCGCCGGGACGAGCAGCGCGATGGCGGCGGCCGATGCGGCGATGTAGAGGCGGCGCATGGTGCTCCCCTCCGTGATGCGGGTTCGGGTGTGAACGGTGCGGTTCCGAACGATAGCGCGGCCGCCGCGGTTTGGCCATGGGCGCCGGCGCGTCCCTCCGCCGTGGTCCTCTCTTCACTTGCGCGGCGGCGTGGCGCGTCCGATCCTGTCGCGCCGGTCAGGGGGAACGGAGTGCAGCCGCTCCGGGATGCCGCCGGTCGCGGCGCAGCGCAAGACTCGGTGGAGTACGGAATCGGAGTCCATGCTCGATCCGAACGCTCTCGAGCGGCACCTGACGACGGACCTCCGGGATGACACGCCGGACCCGCCGAAGGGACTGCCGCTCCACACCCGGATCCTGATCGGGTTGGTGGTCGGGGCCGTCCTGGGCATCGGCGCCAACCTCGTCCTGGGGCCGGATCACCCCGGCCTGGTCGCAGTCGTCGAGCACGTGACCGAGCCCATCGGGCAGCTCTTTCTGCGGCTGCTCCTCATGGTGGTCATCCCTCT
The nucleotide sequence above comes from bacterium. Encoded proteins:
- a CDS encoding LLM class flavin-dependent oxidoreductase, whose product is MELGIYSFGETTPDPVTGYAISPGERIRNLLEEIELADQVGLDVFGVGEHHRPDFIVSAPAIVLAAAAARTERIRLTSAVTVLSSDDPVRVFQQFATLDLISRGRAEIMVGRGSFVESFPLFGYDLADYDELFAEKLDLLLRLRDNERITWRGKHRPPLNGQGVYPRPQQQPIPIWVAVGGTPHSFVRAGMLGLPLAVAIIGGEPARFAPLVELYREAARRAGHDPARLPVGINSHAFIAPTSKEARDIFYPTYAEVMSRLGRERGWPPMTREQFDALCGPRGALLVGSPQEVIDKIL
- a CDS encoding peptidase S9, whose protein sequence is MIRTWTTLAATLAWMAVTTTVLKPDHALAQIPPTPNEDDIPKPVPVEIGLAGDRYPDISRFLNVRTATAPSLSPDGRKLAFRTQISGAPQLWVVDATGGWPRQLTFGEPVTFHAWSPAGDWIIYGVDRGGDEREGFYLISPDGTRERELLPPSDAFRVFGDFTRDGRRIVYATTERNGVDFDIHLLDIETGEDREIFRGRMGLYAAAWRPDGGAVLLTEARGEDANDVYLYDVATGRLDTLFSPPDRASYDSFQWTPDGSGFYLATNQEGEYAALAYYDVARRELFILEAPDSDVEDVALSADGRFIAWTTNEGGYSALHVRDLGPGGGAPTPERWRAARHVPVPELPRGVYSVTWASDAPVAAITVASPRVPGDIWTWNAETGETHRATHSDGAGLDLETMILPEHHSFPARDGVMLHGLLYMPDGLPSGVRPPVLLSVHGGPTAQARPVFEPTRQYLLTRGIAVFELNYRGSTGYGKTFARLNDGRLREAELYDLEDAVRWLASTGRVDASRVALMGASYGGYLTMAGLARLPHLWRAGVAAVGVSNWITALEGASPQLKASDRIEYGDIDDPADREFFRSISPITHVANVRAPVMVIHGANDPRDPVEESDRFVRAIRERGGVVEYLRFPDEGHGVRKLSNRIIQGRRIARFLEQHLEVRAAR
- a CDS encoding amino acid permease, producing the protein MARRHEEQAVELPRALGLLDAVGIGIGAIVGAGIFVVTGVAAGVAGPAFLLGLLLAGVAAAANALSSAQLAAAYPRAGGTYEYGYRVLSPALGFAAGWLFLASKITAAGTVALGLAGYLEALRPGLPPRAVAFGAVVVFTALNYFGIRRSSRANLVIVAISVGALLLFVIAGIPSFRMSNLRPFAPAGWGGVLRAAALLFFAYTGYARIATLGEEVREPQRTIPRAIEITIGGVLILYLAVALVATGTAGTDALARTAAPLEAAARSFRPGWVPTAVAAGGVAAMLGVILSQLLGLSRMAFAMARRGDLPRFLDAVHPRYGVPGRAALAVGGAAAVVAATGTLAGVAATASFTILLYYGIANLAALRMPREAKLFSDAVPVFGLAACTLLAFSLSPRIILTGLALLAVGFLVRWIVRGA
- a CDS encoding asparaginase, with protein sequence MTIRVFVTGGTFDKEYDELRGVLFFRETHVPEMLKLGRCRLDVAVQTLMMKDSLDMTDADRAIIVDHCRRCEERRIVVTHGTDTMVETARALARDVTGKTIVLTGAMVPYAFGSSDGLFNLGSALSFVQVLPPGVYVAMNGRWFPWNDVRKNRETGVFESLSESGATPAPTMVPDVPASPGRG